One window of the Pyrus communis chromosome 17, drPyrComm1.1, whole genome shotgun sequence genome contains the following:
- the LOC137722655 gene encoding vesicle transport protein GOT1, whose protein sequence is MAYELSEQKKVGLGLLGFGILFTFLGVMLFFDRGLLALGNIFWLTGVALLLGWRSTWNLFTSKANLKGSVSFFLGLFFLFVRWPIVGIILEIYGCLNLFSRFWPSVKAFLYEVPMLGWIIRFLF, encoded by the exons ATGGCTTATGAATTGAGTGAACAGAAAA AGGTTGGGTTGGGTCTCCTTGGCTTTGGCATCCTTTTCACATTTCTGGGTGTGATGCTTTTCTTCGACAGAGGCTTGCTTGCTCTAGGGAAT ATATTTTGGTTGACTGGGGTGGCCCTTTTACTTGGTTGGCGTTCTACATGGAATCTCTTCACTAGTAAAGCAAACTTAAAG GGCTCTGTATCTTTTTTTCTTggtctctttttccttttcgttCGGTGGCCAATAGTTGGTATAATCTTGGAAATATATGGCTGCCTTAATTTGTTCAG TCGTTTTTGGCCATCTGTGAAGGCGTTCCTCTATGAAGTTCCCATGTTGGGATGGATCATAAGGTTTCTATTCTG A